One Ailuropoda melanoleuca isolate Jingjing chromosome 14, ASM200744v2, whole genome shotgun sequence DNA segment encodes these proteins:
- the CALM1 gene encoding calmodulin-1, with protein MADQLTEEQIAEFKEAFSLFDKDGDGTITTKELGTVMRSLGQNPTEAELQDMINEVDADGNGTIDFPEFLTMMARKMKDTDSEEEIREAFRVFDKDGNGYISAAELRHVMTNLGEKLTDEEVDEMIREADIDGDGQVNYEEFVQMMTAK; from the exons ATG GCTGATCAGCTGACTGAAGAACAGATTGCTG AGTTCAAGGAAGCTTTCTCCCTATTTGACAAAGATGGCGATGGCACCATCACAACAAAGGAACTTGGAACTGTCATGAGGTCACTGGGTCAGAACCCAACAGAAGCCGAATTGCAGGATATGATCAACGAGGTGGATGCTGACG gtAATGGCACCATTGACTTCCCAGAATTTTTGACTATGATGgctagaaaaatgaaagatacagACAGTGAAGAAGAAATTCGCGAGGCATTCCGAGTCTTCGACAAG GATGGCAATGGTTACATCAGTGCAGCAGAGCTCCGTCATGTCATGACCAACTTAGGAGAAAAACTAACAGATGAAGAAGTAGATGAAATGATCAGAGAAGCAGATATTGATGGAGATGGGCAAGTCAACTATGAAG aaTTCGTACAGATGATGACTGCAAAATGA